A stretch of DNA from Gammaproteobacteria bacterium:
GAATCTCACACAGACATATATGCAATATCTTTTACTTCGTACTCCGCAAAAGTTTCTTTCAACATGATTAGAGAAATTAAAGCAAAGTTTAAAAATCTAACTGTTGTAATTGGTGGATCACATGTCATGACACATGCCGAACAATCTCTTCGTGAAACGGGGGCTGATATTTGTGCCATCGGCGAAGGTGAAAATACTTTTTTAGAGATAGTTAAGCACTACAATGAACTCCCAAATTTTTTACCAAAAATAAACGGTATTGCATATCTGCAAAATAATGTTTTTTTCAAAACAGCGCCTCGAAATCTTATTGATGACTTAGATTCTATTCCATTCCCTGCTCGTGATTTAATGAACCCTGATGATTTTACAGGTGTTAGTTATAGCAAAAGTAGCAAGAATACTGAAATTGTTATTACACGAGGCTGCCCTTTAAGGTGTGTATTTTGTGCTAACCCCGTGTTTAGAGTAGAAGGGGGGCCATTATTTAGAACAAGAACTCCAAAAAGTGTCGCAGATGAAGTTGATCAACTTTACAATATGGGCTATCGAGAAATTTATTTTCATTCTGACGAACTTAATGTTCGTCTTGGATGGTCTATAGAATTATGCAAGGCGCTAGCAGCATTAAACCATAAAGATATGTTTTTTCAATGTAATATGCGGGTTATGCCAATGAATGAAGAACTTGCCTACTGGATGAAAAAGGCCAATTTTTGGTTAGTACGAGTAGGGATTGAAAGTACTAGCCAACGAGTGCTGAAAGGTATTAAAAAGCGTATGTCACTCGAAAAGACGGTACGCGCATGTGAATTATGGTCTAAAGAAGGTATTAAAGTATTTGGCTTTTTAATGATGTATAACTACTGGGAAGAAAATGGAAAAATTGAAATAGAGACCCCTGAGGAAATCAATTCAACCATTAGTTTTGCCTACAAACTGTGGCGTAAAGGGATACTCGACTATACCAGTTGGTGTACTGCAATGCCTGTACCTGGTTCTGAGCTATACGATATATCTGTTAAATATGGTTTTATTGATAATATATATTTGCCGAGTGAGGAATGGAAACCATACGAACATATATCAAGCATTGATAAAAAAGATTTTAATAAACTATATCGGAAAGCTAGATTGCAAACTGCAATTATGGCTATACGTTCTGGAAATATTGAACTACAAAACTGGAAATCAATTTTGAACAAAGTTAAAGTGATGGCTTTTGGTAAACCGAGCAATAAAGCTGATAGAGGTAATTAAGTAAATTTGGGTAAAATCTCTCAGCTTCAATTGCTCTTAGGGAGTCTCTGAACAAGCCCGCGAAATAATGAATAACTAAATATAAATGACAAAAAATAGAAAAAATATTCTTTGGCTATCACACCTTATTCCGTACCCACCATTCGGTGGGGTGCTTCAACGTAGTTACAATCTTGTGAAAGAG
This window harbors:
- a CDS encoding B12-binding domain-containing radical SAM protein — translated: MRIIYADAHGSVLGKDQPSPNLSLLYLAGFIRKHLPNTEQHYISQKHPFSYHIDLLSESHTDIYAISFTSYSAKVSFNMIREIKAKFKNLTVVIGGSHVMTHAEQSLRETGADICAIGEGENTFLEIVKHYNELPNFLPKINGIAYLQNNVFFKTAPRNLIDDLDSIPFPARDLMNPDDFTGVSYSKSSKNTEIVITRGCPLRCVFCANPVFRVEGGPLFRTRTPKSVADEVDQLYNMGYREIYFHSDELNVRLGWSIELCKALAALNHKDMFFQCNMRVMPMNEELAYWMKKANFWLVRVGIESTSQRVLKGIKKRMSLEKTVRACELWSKEGIKVFGFLMMYNYWEENGKIEIETPEEINSTISFAYKLWRKGILDYTSWCTAMPVPGSELYDISVKYGFIDNIYLPSEEWKPYEHISSIDKKDFNKLYRKARLQTAIMAIRSGNIELQNWKSILNKVKVMAFGKPSNKADRGN